A window of the Cynocephalus volans isolate mCynVol1 chromosome 10, mCynVol1.pri, whole genome shotgun sequence genome harbors these coding sequences:
- the ACTL9 gene encoding actin-like protein 9: MNSNFQEGQTPGLNPNSILVNKTLQQDSPGMVGDRLPPKTDAVVIDMGTGTCKVGFAGQARPTYTVATIVGCHPNKPATTGQPRLATFIGEAARVRPELTLVQPLHGGIIVDWEAAELIWRHMLEHDLQVATQDHPLLFSDPPFSPATNREKLVEVAFESLHSPAMYVASQSVLSVYAHGRVSGLAVDTGHGVTYTVPVFQGYNLPHATERLDLAGNHLTAFLAETLVRSGLSLGEQGLDVVQDIKHQHCYVASDIQKEQARPEHQYRQTLQLPDGQTVTLGRELFQCPELLFNPPEIPGLSPVGVPAMAQQSLCKVPLEVQAEVAQHVLLCGGSSLFTGFEGRFRAELLSRLPPEAHVAVVAQPARSISVWIGGSILASLRAFQSCWILREQYEEQGPHVVYRKCY; the protein is encoded by the coding sequence ATGAACTCAAACTTCCAAGAGGGCCAGACGCCTGGCCTGAACCCCAACTCAATCCTAGTGAACAAGACCCTGCAGCAGGACTCCCCAGGCATGGTGGGTGACAGGCTGCCACCAAAGACAGATGCAGTAGTTATCGATATGGGCACAGGCACCTGTAAGGTGGGCTTTGCTGGGCAGGCCCGGCCCACCTACACCGTGGCCACCATCGTCGGCTGCCATCCAAATAAGCCAGCCACCACGGGACAGCCCAGGCTGGCGACATTCATCGGCGAGGCAGCCCGTGTGCGCCCGGAGCTGACACTGGTGCAGCCCTTACACGGGGGCATCATCGTGGACTGGGAAGCGGCCGAGCTCATCTGGCGCCACATGCTGGAGCACGACCTCCAAGTGGCCACCCAGGACCACCCGCTGCTGTTCTCCGACCCGCCCTTCAGCCCCGCCACCAACCGCGAGAAGCTGGTGGAAGTGGCCTTCGAGTCGCTGCATTCACCAGCCATGTACGTGGCCTCCCAGTCGGTGCTGTCCGTCTACGCCCACGGGCGCGTCAGCGGGCTGGCGGTGGACACCGGTCACGGGGTCACCTACACGGTGCCAGTCTTTCAAGGCTACAACCTGCCCCATGCCACCGAGCGCCTGGACCTGGCCGGCAACCACCTGACCGCCTTCCTGGCCGAGACGCTGGTGCGCTCCGGCTTGTCCCTCGGAGAGCAGGGCCTGGACGTCGTGCAAGATATCAAGCACCAGCACTGCTATGTGGCCTCCGACATCCAGAAGGAGCAGGCCCGGCCCGAGCACCAGTACAGGCAGACCTTGCAGCTGCCCGACGGGCAGACGGTCACGCTAGGCCGAGAGCTGTTCCAGTGCCCGGAGCTGCTGTTCAACCCCCCGGAGATCCCGGGACTGTCACCCGTGGGCGTCCCCGCCATGGCTCAACAGAGCCTCTGCAAGGTGCCGCTGGAGGTGCAGGCAGAAGTGGCCCAGCACGTGCTGCTGTGCGGGGGATCCTCTCTCTTCACCGGGTTCGAGGGTCGCTTTCGGGCCGAGCTTCTGAGCCGCCTGCCTCCTGAGGCCCACGTGGCGGTCGTGGCCCAGCCCGCCAGG